One region of Juglans microcarpa x Juglans regia isolate MS1-56 chromosome 7S, Jm3101_v1.0, whole genome shotgun sequence genomic DNA includes:
- the LOC121241669 gene encoding photosystem II 5 kDa protein, chloroplastic-like — MASMTMTASFSAVTKLPASTSARRPGLIVAKASRATDAEKANLEFKQNSKEESSSGRRDLVFAAAAAAAATAAFSVTKLAIAEEPKRGTPEAKKKYAPVCVTMPTARICRK, encoded by the coding sequence ATGGCATCCATGACCATGACTGCCTCATTCTCAGCTGTGACCAAGCTTCCAGCTTCCACCTCTGCTCGCCGGCCGGGCCTCATTGTGGCTAAGGCCTCAAGAGCCACAGATGCAGAAAAAGCCAACTTGGAATTCAAGCAAAACAGCAAGGAAGAGAGTAGCAGTGGGAGGAGGGACTTGGTctttgctgctgctgctgctgctgcggCTACTGCAGCATTCTCTGTCACCAAGCTTGCCATTGCTGAAGAGCCAAAGCGGGGTACCCCAGAAGCCAAGAAGAAGTATGCACCTGTTTGTGTCACAATGCCTACTGCACGTATCTGTCGCAAGTGA